A window of Castanea sativa cultivar Marrone di Chiusa Pesio chromosome 1, ASM4071231v1 contains these coding sequences:
- the LOC142625485 gene encoding putative serine/threonine-protein kinase PIX13 isoform X1 yields MGNCFGARVNNHSSPSNTKHSSPAETSSSTNSKPSLWSSINSSSSTNATTQNSSAEIQNINRVEEMPLPPPPPPITGRVITPNLKMFTLAELKSATRNFRPDTVLGEGGFGRVFKGWVDETTYAPSKVGIGIAVAVKKSSPDSPQGLQEWQSEVKFLGKFSHPNLVKLLGYCWEDKEYLLVYEYMQKGSLENHLFRRGAEPLAWDVRLKIAIGAARGLRFLHSSEKSVIYRDFKSSNILLDGNFNAKLSDFGLAKLGPVNGNSHVTTRVMGTYGYAAPEYVATGHLYVRSDVFGFGVVLLEMITGMRALDTNRPSGEQNLVDWAKPSLSDKKKLKKIIDPRLSENYPIQGALCAAQLIQRCLESDPKNRPSMNEVLEELEKINAIKEKVAAAKPNPKPNKRKEDRHQRHHNYHKSPIQPKRGVNRAGARA; encoded by the exons ATGGGAAATTGTTTCGGAGCTCGTGTAAACAACCATAGCAGCCCAAGCAACACCAAACATTCAAGCCCAG CAGAAACATCATCAAGCACTAATAGCAAACCAAGCTTGTGGTCTTCAAtaaacagcagcagcagcactAATGCAACCACCCAAAACAGCAGCGCCGAAATCCAGAACATCAACAGGGTGGAGGAAAtgcctcttcctcctcctcctcctccgatCACCGGCAGGGTCATAACACCGAACCTGAAAATGTTCACTTTGGCAGAGCTAAAGAGTGCCACAAGAAATTTCAGACCAGACACAGTCCTAGGTGAAGGTGGCTTTGGAAGAGTTTTCAAAGGTTGGGTCGACGAGACCACCTATGCACCATCAAAAGTCGGTATCGGAATCGCTGTTGCAGTCAAGAAATCCAGCCCTGATAGCCCTCAAGGTTTGCAAGAATGGCAg TCGGAGGTAAAATTCTTGGGGAAGTTCTCTCACCCCAACCTGGTTAAGCTCCTCGGCTATTGTTGGGAAGACAAAGAATATCTCCTTGTTTACGAATACATGCAGAAAGGAAGCCTCGAAAACCACCTCTTCAGAA GGGGTGCAGAACCACTTGCATGGGATGTGAGGCTCAAAATAGCAATAGGAGCAGCTCGAGGCCTTAGATTTTTGCATTCATCTGAAAAATCGGTGATCTACCGCGATTTTAAGTCATCCAACATATTGCTGGATGGG AATTTCAACGCAAAGCTGTCAGACTTTGGACTCGCAAAATTGGGCCCAGTAAACGGGAACTCGCATGTGACAACCCGGGTAATGGGTACTTATGGCTACGCCGCTCCCGAATACGTTGCAACTG GCCACTTGTACGTAAGAAGTGACGTCTTCGGATTTGGCGTCGTTTTGCTCGAAATGATAACGGGCATGCGGGCCCTCGACACAAACCGGCCCAGCGGTGAACAAAACTTGGTGGACTGGGCCAAACCATCTCTTTCTGATAAAAAGAAACTGAAGAAAATAATCGACCCAAGGCTAAGTGAAAATTACCCTATTCAAGGTGCGCTCTGTGCGGCCCAGCTAATACAGAGATGTCTGGAATCTGACCCAAAAAATCGTCCATCCATGAATGAAGTTTTGGAGGAACTGGAAAAGATCAATGCTATTAAGGAAAAAGTAGCCGCGGCAAAGCCCAATCCTAAGCCCAATAAACGTAAAGAAGATAGACACCAGCGTCACCATAACTATCATAAGTCTCCAATTCAGCCGAAGCGTGGTGTTAACAGAGCTGGAGCTAGAGCGTAA
- the LOC142625485 gene encoding putative serine/threonine-protein kinase PIX13 isoform X2, with protein MGNCFGARVNNHSSPSNTKHSSPETSSSTNSKPSLWSSINSSSSTNATTQNSSAEIQNINRVEEMPLPPPPPPITGRVITPNLKMFTLAELKSATRNFRPDTVLGEGGFGRVFKGWVDETTYAPSKVGIGIAVAVKKSSPDSPQGLQEWQSEVKFLGKFSHPNLVKLLGYCWEDKEYLLVYEYMQKGSLENHLFRRGAEPLAWDVRLKIAIGAARGLRFLHSSEKSVIYRDFKSSNILLDGNFNAKLSDFGLAKLGPVNGNSHVTTRVMGTYGYAAPEYVATGHLYVRSDVFGFGVVLLEMITGMRALDTNRPSGEQNLVDWAKPSLSDKKKLKKIIDPRLSENYPIQGALCAAQLIQRCLESDPKNRPSMNEVLEELEKINAIKEKVAAAKPNPKPNKRKEDRHQRHHNYHKSPIQPKRGVNRAGARA; from the exons ATGGGAAATTGTTTCGGAGCTCGTGTAAACAACCATAGCAGCCCAAGCAACACCAAACATTCAAGCCCAG AAACATCATCAAGCACTAATAGCAAACCAAGCTTGTGGTCTTCAAtaaacagcagcagcagcactAATGCAACCACCCAAAACAGCAGCGCCGAAATCCAGAACATCAACAGGGTGGAGGAAAtgcctcttcctcctcctcctcctccgatCACCGGCAGGGTCATAACACCGAACCTGAAAATGTTCACTTTGGCAGAGCTAAAGAGTGCCACAAGAAATTTCAGACCAGACACAGTCCTAGGTGAAGGTGGCTTTGGAAGAGTTTTCAAAGGTTGGGTCGACGAGACCACCTATGCACCATCAAAAGTCGGTATCGGAATCGCTGTTGCAGTCAAGAAATCCAGCCCTGATAGCCCTCAAGGTTTGCAAGAATGGCAg TCGGAGGTAAAATTCTTGGGGAAGTTCTCTCACCCCAACCTGGTTAAGCTCCTCGGCTATTGTTGGGAAGACAAAGAATATCTCCTTGTTTACGAATACATGCAGAAAGGAAGCCTCGAAAACCACCTCTTCAGAA GGGGTGCAGAACCACTTGCATGGGATGTGAGGCTCAAAATAGCAATAGGAGCAGCTCGAGGCCTTAGATTTTTGCATTCATCTGAAAAATCGGTGATCTACCGCGATTTTAAGTCATCCAACATATTGCTGGATGGG AATTTCAACGCAAAGCTGTCAGACTTTGGACTCGCAAAATTGGGCCCAGTAAACGGGAACTCGCATGTGACAACCCGGGTAATGGGTACTTATGGCTACGCCGCTCCCGAATACGTTGCAACTG GCCACTTGTACGTAAGAAGTGACGTCTTCGGATTTGGCGTCGTTTTGCTCGAAATGATAACGGGCATGCGGGCCCTCGACACAAACCGGCCCAGCGGTGAACAAAACTTGGTGGACTGGGCCAAACCATCTCTTTCTGATAAAAAGAAACTGAAGAAAATAATCGACCCAAGGCTAAGTGAAAATTACCCTATTCAAGGTGCGCTCTGTGCGGCCCAGCTAATACAGAGATGTCTGGAATCTGACCCAAAAAATCGTCCATCCATGAATGAAGTTTTGGAGGAACTGGAAAAGATCAATGCTATTAAGGAAAAAGTAGCCGCGGCAAAGCCCAATCCTAAGCCCAATAAACGTAAAGAAGATAGACACCAGCGTCACCATAACTATCATAAGTCTCCAATTCAGCCGAAGCGTGGTGTTAACAGAGCTGGAGCTAGAGCGTAA